The following coding sequences are from one Humulus lupulus chromosome X, drHumLupu1.1, whole genome shotgun sequence window:
- the LOC133807020 gene encoding uncharacterized protein LOC133807020, with protein sequence MLRMRRKYFPNIYRQNAIVMNNYFSQVIPARYDQYKKTTDKTKYTWDSNVMPMLTGIEQQFLASWGGVEDVYWCQNYGQQHWFAIEASISSWTLTVYDSDNSVISDAKLDEIMSPWCFLLPSLLMQSKLFTDSLMLKIPLAGKRPHQFTWRRKQKHELTQSKRSGDCGVYAVKHIEHLMVGLPLETICDENMEVFRNKWTTDLWYQNLLP encoded by the exons atgcttcgtatgcgtcgcaagtattttcccaatatatatcgacagaatgcaattgtgatgaacaattatttctcacaagtgatacctgcccgatatgatcagtaCAAGAAAACAACCGACAAAACAAAGTATACTTGGGATTCTAACGTTATGCccatgttgaccggcatcgagcagcagtttctggcatcttggggaggagttgaggatgtatattggtgccagaactatggacaacaacattggtttgccattgaggcttccatttctagttggaccctgactgtttacgattcggacaactcggtgattagtgacgcaaagcttgACGAAATTATGAGTCCATGGTGCTTTTTGCTTCCTTCTCTGttaatgcagagtaaactgtttactgatagcttgatgttgaagattccattAGCAGGAAAGaggccgcatcagttcacatggcgtcgcaaacagaaacacgagctcactcagtcaaagagaag tggggattgtggtgtgtatgctgtcaagcatattgagcatctaatggtcggtcttccattggaaactatttgcgatgaaaatatggaggtgttcaggaacaagtggaccacagacttgtggtaccaaaatttgttaccttga